A single window of Archangium gephyra DNA harbors:
- a CDS encoding serine/threonine protein kinase produces the protein MNDTPPFPRLLGRYELVHLLGQGGMGEVYLAKISGAAGFEKPCIVKTILPALLKDVQFLDRFHHEAKVLVHLVHSSIAQVYDMGEAEGTYYMALEYVAGVDLSFLQDQARNEGQQIPVPVALYLGQRIAEGLGYAHRKTGPDGSPLGIVHRDVSPHNVMLSYEGEVKVIDFGLAKSAARSKYTLPSTVMGKLGYMSPEQVRAEAVDHRSDIYSCGVVVWELLAGRPLIRHGTVGEMMAAMSNPRVPALHEVRPDVDPALDAVVRRALAPSPEDRYARSDDFARALNEQLLRSGSSLGAEEVGDFVRTLCPQAFAAQRQLISRVSSSPGVRRTPLPGGSLVPMNADAPVNTGRLSPLPLQPPFATPATGYEPTMVRSPSTTATPAVGGVPAPVPAETLQLEKSSHGPGRKGWTAAIALGALGLIGATAGVTAFLMNQPPEHPPRPAWAAEGPGHDGPPRPPPPGMGPPPHELHPPPPGMGPPHEEGRPMPGGPQAVAEAPQTPDAVEALEPPEDAGAPTEPEVEAEAEADADAEAEAAQPAKPKPSESHARPQKFVPAEHVALLRKSNRDDYFRVDRGRLAGLSMGMVLQVVAAPVKDGKARLLGEAKVLDVRPGRSTLSADARVRNAGRVELYVVLPRGTSAGARSEASESEPQAGTATPPAEVAPAPTPAEPRRLNGRIRLTGIPPFNQKIELTSTDTVLWSGCILVANGRDMYKLGGMAPGGVREIPVNEFKKGGRDVPFVGKGRLGLFCVEGTKEFPAKL, from the coding sequence ATGAACGACACCCCCCCGTTTCCCCGCCTCCTCGGACGCTACGAGCTCGTGCACCTGCTCGGGCAGGGCGGCATGGGCGAGGTCTATCTCGCCAAGATTTCGGGCGCGGCCGGCTTCGAGAAGCCCTGCATCGTCAAGACGATCCTCCCCGCGCTCCTCAAGGACGTGCAGTTCCTGGATCGCTTCCACCACGAGGCCAAGGTGCTCGTGCACCTCGTCCACTCGTCCATCGCGCAGGTCTACGACATGGGCGAGGCCGAGGGCACCTACTACATGGCCCTCGAGTACGTGGCCGGCGTGGACCTGTCCTTCCTCCAGGACCAGGCGCGCAACGAGGGCCAGCAGATCCCCGTCCCCGTGGCGCTCTACCTCGGCCAGCGCATCGCCGAGGGGCTCGGCTATGCCCACCGCAAGACGGGCCCGGACGGCTCGCCACTGGGCATCGTCCACCGCGACGTCTCGCCCCACAACGTGATGCTGTCCTACGAGGGCGAGGTCAAGGTCATCGACTTCGGCCTCGCCAAGAGCGCCGCGCGCAGCAAGTACACGCTGCCGTCCACCGTCATGGGCAAGCTGGGCTACATGTCCCCGGAGCAGGTGCGCGCCGAGGCCGTGGACCACCGCAGCGACATCTACTCCTGTGGCGTGGTGGTGTGGGAGCTGCTCGCGGGCCGCCCCCTCATCCGCCATGGCACGGTGGGCGAGATGATGGCCGCCATGTCCAACCCCCGCGTGCCCGCGCTGCACGAGGTGCGTCCAGACGTGGACCCCGCCCTCGACGCGGTGGTGCGCCGCGCGCTGGCGCCCTCGCCCGAGGACCGCTACGCCCGCTCCGACGACTTCGCCCGCGCCCTCAACGAGCAGCTGCTGCGCTCCGGCTCCTCCCTCGGTGCCGAGGAGGTGGGCGACTTCGTCCGCACGCTCTGCCCGCAGGCCTTCGCCGCACAGCGCCAGCTCATCTCCCGTGTCTCCTCCAGCCCCGGAGTGCGCCGCACGCCCCTGCCCGGCGGCTCCCTGGTGCCCATGAATGCCGACGCGCCCGTGAACACCGGGCGCCTCTCCCCGCTGCCCCTGCAGCCGCCCTTCGCCACTCCCGCCACCGGCTACGAGCCCACCATGGTGCGCTCGCCCAGCACCACCGCGACTCCCGCGGTCGGCGGCGTGCCCGCCCCCGTGCCGGCCGAGACGCTCCAACTGGAGAAGAGCTCCCACGGGCCCGGCCGGAAGGGGTGGACGGCGGCGATCGCACTCGGGGCCCTCGGGCTGATTGGCGCCACCGCGGGCGTCACCGCGTTCCTGATGAACCAGCCGCCCGAGCACCCGCCTCGGCCGGCGTGGGCCGCCGAGGGACCGGGGCATGATGGGCCTCCGCGGCCGCCTCCCCCGGGCATGGGGCCTCCCCCTCACGAGCTGCACCCCCCGCCTCCCGGCATGGGGCCTCCGCATGAAGAGGGCCGTCCCATGCCCGGTGGTCCCCAGGCCGTGGCCGAGGCGCCCCAGACTCCCGACGCGGTCGAGGCCCTCGAGCCGCCAGAGGACGCGGGCGCGCCCACCGAGCCCGAGGTGGAGGCTGAAGCGGAAGCTGATGCTGATGCGGAGGCCGAGGCGGCGCAGCCCGCGAAGCCCAAGCCGTCCGAGTCACACGCTCGCCCGCAGAAGTTCGTCCCGGCGGAGCACGTGGCGTTGCTGAGGAAGTCGAATCGCGATGACTACTTCCGCGTCGACCGTGGGCGGCTCGCGGGGCTCTCCATGGGAATGGTCCTCCAGGTGGTCGCCGCGCCGGTGAAGGACGGCAAGGCGCGGCTGCTGGGCGAAGCGAAGGTGCTGGATGTGAGGCCGGGGCGCTCGACGCTGAGCGCCGACGCGCGTGTGCGCAACGCGGGCAGGGTGGAGCTCTACGTCGTGCTCCCCAGGGGCACCAGCGCGGGCGCCAGGTCCGAAGCCTCCGAGTCCGAGCCCCAGGCCGGCACCGCCACGCCGCCCGCGGAGGTGGCCCCCGCGCCGACGCCCGCGGAGCCCCGGCGGTTGAACGGCCGCATCCGTCTCACGGGCATCCCCCCCTTCAACCAGAAGATCGAGCTCACCAGCACCGACACCGTCCTCTGGAGCGGCTGCATCCTCGTCGCCAATGGACGGGACATGTACAAGCTCGGCGGTATGGCTCCCGGTGGCGTGCGGGAGATCCCCGTGAACGAGTTCAAGAAGGGCGGCCGGGACGTGCCCTTCGTGGGCAAGGGCCGGTTGGGTCTCTTCTGCGTCGAGGGGACCAAGGAGTTCCCCGCGAAGCTGTGA